The Brassica oleracea var. oleracea cultivar TO1000 chromosome C7, BOL, whole genome shotgun sequence sequence ATTTTGTTTAGGGTTTACACAATGTTCCAGCTTAATTTCAAACCTTCTGTCTTTAGAAATGTCATCGTAAGCTTTCTATTTCTCTGTTCTGTGTTCTTTTATAAATTTTCGCTTAGTTGTCTCTGATTATTTCAATTCGCAGAGACACACTACAAATAGCGTTCGAATGTTCTCATCTTCAACACCAACCTTTCCGTTTATGTTGATTGACTACCTCACCAACTTCTCATCCGTTGAAGACGATGGTCCTGTGACAAAATGGTACGGAAGCAGTCCCCCAAATTGCTACAATCAAAAGGAAATATTGATTAGAGACTGGAAACTCAGGGAGGAGGTCCTTGAAGCGATGACTTCCGGATTTTTGCGTAATCAATCATTGGGATTCCCTGATTATTATCTATCTGGTAGTGGTGATAAGTTCCCTATTCTCCTCAAACACAAACCCTCTGACCCGGACTTAACAGAGGTAAGTGCAAATCTACCTCCTTTGCCTTGTGGAACCAAGATTCAAAACATTGCCATGTCTTGTTTTTCTGACCGAAAAAAAGATTGGGTGGTGTGTGTCAAGTTACCTGGATCTCAGTTGAGTCTTTTTAGACCTTTTTGTAACTCTAAATGGATAAAGGTCAAACCAATGCCTGAGTGTATAAGCTCTCTCTCGAGTATCATGTTCTCCAAGAAAGATCAACGGTTCTACATTCCATCACCTGGAGGCAACCATTTGTGCTCTTTGGATCTCAACTTCAATGAAGATGACAAGCCTCGGTTCTTTCGCGTCGGATTTGAAGATTATCCTGAGTCGGTGGTCAGCGAGTTGGAGGAATTGAATTCTTGTTCCAGGACAGACCATCTTGTGGAATCCCCCACTGGAGAGCTTTTCTACATTAAGTGGTATGGATTATGACTATAACCTACCTAATCCTTTTTTTTTCTTGACTATGGCATTGGCTTAATCTTGTTTCTTTTGGCAGGTACGGTGAGGAGTACGAGGGTGAGGACTTGGATGAAGATGAAAACTACAACGATGTGGTGAGATCATTGACGCACAAAACCAAAAAGTTCATGGTGTTTAGAGAGAAAGAAACAGGATACGCTGAAGAAAAGAAAAATGACGTTATAATATACACAGAAGAAGATGATAAGACTATGACCTACACAGAAGACATTGGAGATCTCTGCATTTTTGTTGGACATAGTCAGGCTTACTGTGTCCCGGCCAGCTCGTCTCCTGGACTCAAGCCTAACTGCATCTATTTCGTGGGCTACAGCTTCGGTGTTTATGATATCACCACAAAAACTTGCACTACCTTCTTTACCAGAGATGCTGACGAAGAAGATAATGAGATAGTTCCGTTAAGGAGATTAGATTTCCCTTACTGGCCTCCCCCATTTCCGATCTCTAGGTAAGAACTAAAAAAAAAGCTTTAGTTTTTTCTTTTGTTCGTGAGTTTTGTGTTCGTTCTCATTTTCCTTTATTATAGACATTGATGAGTACACGTTTAATTATCCTTGTATTAAAAGCTCGAGAGCTTCTTGCCTGCACCTTTTTGCTTCAGAATGCACTCTGAAACATATTAGTCACCTGTCTCGTTAAACTTATGAACCTTGTGCAAATTATAATATCTCGGAAGAATAATAAAAACATTTTGCAGAAAGGGACCTAACTTTTAGAAATATTACCCTAATCCTTATAAAAAACGCGGAAATTTTTTTTAGACTTCGTGCAAATGCACTTCTCGCATTTGGCAAAGACCGGGGCCCGGGTCTGATTATAGTTGAGTAATAATAACAACAATAACTACAAGTTTACACTGGTAATCTCAACTGGATTCCAACGCTTTTCCTATGAAAACACACATCAAAGGCGAACATAAAGGAGGGATACGATTGAGGAATATACATCGAAGAGAGATTTAAACCTTTTCTAGCTTTTATTTATTAGTTTTAAAGCTTCTAATCGTTTCAAGTTGTATGTATATATACAAGTAAAAACAGTTGTTCAGATTATAACAAAGGGTCAATAATAAACCAAGACAATTTAAGTTTGCACTCCTGATCTTCCTCATATGATGAGAGTTTTTTTTTTTTTTTCATCGGAACAAAAGCTGAGATGATGTTGAAACCCTAGGAATATCTTTCAACTCCTCGATGATCAAACCTTGCTCTTGAAGATCGTAGCTGGGTCTAAGAGAGATTGTCGCGG is a genomic window containing:
- the LOC106302953 gene encoding uncharacterized protein LOC106302953 codes for the protein MFSSSTPTFPFMLIDYLTNFSSVEDDGPVTKWYGSSPPNCYNQKEILIRDWKLREEVLEAMTSGFLRNQSLGFPDYYLSGSGDKFPILLKHKPSDPDLTEVSANLPPLPCGTKIQNIAMSCFSDRKKDWVVCVKLPGSQLSLFRPFCNSKWIKVKPMPECISSLSSIMFSKKDQRFYIPSPGGNHLCSLDLNFNEDDKPRFFRVGFEDYPESVVSELEELNSCSRTDHLVESPTGELFYIKWYGEEYEGEDLDEDENYNDVVRSLTHKTKKFMVFREKETGYAEEKKNDVIIYTEEDDKTMTYTEDIGDLCIFVGHSQAYCVPASSSPGLKPNCIYFVGYSFGVYDITTKTCTTFFTRDADEEDNEIVPLRRLDFPYWPPPFPISR